A stretch of the Peromyscus leucopus breed LL Stock chromosome 10, UCI_PerLeu_2.1, whole genome shotgun sequence genome encodes the following:
- the LOC114683192 gene encoding phosphate carrier protein, mitochondrial-like: MFSSVAYLARANPFNAPHLQLVHDGPSGPRSPPGPPRRSRHLAAAAVEKYSCEFGCMKYYALCGFGGVLSCGLTHTAVVPLDLVKCRMQVDPQKYKGIFNGFSVTLKEDGVRGLAKGWAPTFIGYSMQGLCKFGFYEVFKVLYSNMLGEENTYLWRTSLYLAASASAEFFADIALAPMEAAKVRIQTQPGYANTLREAVPKMYGEEGLNAFYKGVAPLWMRQIPYTMMKFACFERTVEALYKFVVPKPRSECSKAEQLVVTFVAGYIAGVFCAIVSHPADSVVSVLNKEKGSTASQVLQRLSFRGVWKGLFARIIMIGTLTALQWFIYDSVKVYFRLPCPPPPEMPESLKKKLGLTE, from the coding sequence ATGTTCTCGTCCGTGGCATATCTGGCCCGGGCGAACCCCTTCAACGCGCCACACCTGCAGCTGGTGCACGATGGCCCCTCGGGTCCCCGCAGCCCCCCGGGCCCGCCCCGGCGTTCCCGCCACCTGGCTGCCGCCGCCGTGGAAAAATACAGTTGTGAATTTGGCTGCATGAAGTATTATGcactgtgtggctttggtgggGTCTTAAGTTGTGGGCTGACACACACTGCTGTTGTTCCCCTGGATTTAGTAAAATGCCGCATGCAGGTGGACCCTCAGAAGTACAAGGGCATATTTAATGGGTTCTCCGTTACACTGAAAGAGGATGGTGTTCGTGGTCTGGCTAAAGGATGGGCCCCAACTTTCATTGGCTACTCCATGCAAGGGCTCTGCAAGTTCGGCTTTTATGAAGTTTTCAAAGTCTTATATAGCAACATGCTTGGTGAGGAAAACACCTATCTGTGGCGCACGTCACTGTATTTAGCTGCTTCTGCCAGTGCTGAATTCTTTGCTGATATTGCCCTGGCTCCTATGGAAGCTGCTAAAGTTCGAATCCAAACCCAGCCTGGCTATGCCAACACATTGAGGGAAGCTGTTCCCAAAATGTATGGCGAAGAAGGCTTAAATGCGTTCTACAAGGGCGTTGCTCCTCTGTGGATGAGACAGATTCCATACACCATGATGAAATTTGCCTGCTTTGAACGTACTGTTGAAGCATTGTACAAATTTGTGGTTCCCAAGCCCCGAAGTGAATGTTCAAAGGCAGAGCAGCTGGTTGTGACATTTGTGGCAGGTTACATAGCTGGAGTCTTCTGTGCAATTGTTTCCCACCCTGCTGACTCTGTGGTCTCTGTACTGAATAAAGAGAAGGGAAGCACAGCTTCTCAGGTCCTGCAGAGACTCAGCTTCAGAGGTGTGTGGAAGGGCCTCTTTGCCCGAATCATCATGATTGGCACTCTGACCGCACTACAGTGGTTCATCTATGACTCCGTGAAGGTCTACTTCAGGCTCCCTTGCCCTCCTCCACCTGAGATGCCAGAGTCTCTGAAGAAGAAGCTTGGGTTGACTGAGTAG